A single Crateriforma conspicua DNA region contains:
- a CDS encoding sulfatase — MKLRDCFCLFVCCSLAMAFSDTGNAADHPSVPASTNVDANPPTTEVAGNDANDKKPNVLLIVCDDLNTHVSPAGYQPIQTPTLAAFADNAMTFERAYCQYPVCGPSRASFLSGLYPQSTGVLDNTADIRNTRPGTTTLPQFLKQNGYWTASVGKVFHSPRHEHGHTAWDEFIRFDNDELPVVRDARIRFEAEHGSITDRTNRKAWKEIQKSVSAKLNAQTPPGYGRSGLDDYQHKDGKNVRQVQQWLVDNANGDQPFFIACGIQKPHVPFLAPGKYFDRYPVAEISYVPDRPELWDSIPGTAISKRYEAFGFELGIENDDLRRQYMQAYHACVSFIDSQLKIVFDSLKESKHWDDTIVIFTSDHGYHLGDHFLWGKVTLFDIGTRVPFLIRAPGLTRPGTRSQAMIELIDIYPTIADLTQLSPPKSIQGHSLRPLLKHPERKGTKEYAYTVVKRGPKVGHAIRNQHWRYAYWPDGEELYDLENDPLEKENLAGRPAFAEQIATMQIALKAKQQQASSENAAMRSASDD, encoded by the coding sequence ATGAAACTTCGCGATTGCTTTTGTCTGTTCGTTTGTTGTTCGCTGGCAATGGCGTTTTCCGACACAGGAAACGCAGCGGACCATCCGAGTGTCCCGGCTTCGACGAACGTTGATGCGAATCCGCCAACGACCGAGGTCGCAGGCAACGATGCGAACGACAAGAAACCCAATGTGTTACTGATCGTTTGCGACGATTTGAATACGCACGTTTCACCGGCCGGATATCAGCCGATTCAAACACCGACCCTGGCCGCGTTTGCCGATAACGCGATGACGTTCGAAAGGGCCTATTGCCAATATCCCGTCTGCGGCCCGTCCCGCGCGTCTTTTCTCAGCGGGCTGTATCCGCAATCGACCGGTGTCCTGGATAACACCGCAGACATTCGAAACACGCGCCCTGGAACCACGACGCTGCCACAGTTTTTAAAACAGAACGGTTACTGGACCGCCAGCGTCGGAAAAGTCTTTCATTCGCCCAGACACGAACACGGCCACACCGCTTGGGACGAATTCATCCGCTTCGACAACGATGAATTGCCCGTCGTACGTGATGCAAGGATCCGATTCGAAGCCGAACACGGCAGCATTACGGACCGCACGAATCGAAAGGCTTGGAAAGAGATTCAAAAATCAGTCTCCGCCAAACTGAACGCCCAAACGCCACCCGGCTACGGCCGCAGCGGCCTGGACGATTATCAACACAAAGATGGCAAGAACGTGCGTCAAGTCCAACAATGGTTGGTCGACAACGCCAACGGCGACCAACCATTCTTCATCGCCTGTGGCATTCAAAAACCACACGTGCCATTCCTAGCCCCCGGCAAATACTTCGATCGATACCCTGTCGCCGAAATCTCCTACGTGCCTGACCGCCCAGAGTTGTGGGATTCCATCCCCGGCACTGCCATTTCCAAACGATACGAAGCTTTTGGATTCGAATTGGGTATCGAGAACGATGACCTGCGTCGACAGTACATGCAGGCTTATCATGCATGCGTTTCCTTCATCGATTCACAGCTGAAAATTGTCTTCGATTCGTTGAAAGAGTCCAAACACTGGGACGACACCATCGTCATCTTCACTTCCGATCACGGCTATCACCTTGGCGACCATTTTCTGTGGGGAAAGGTCACTCTGTTTGATATCGGCACGCGAGTCCCGTTCTTGATTCGAGCTCCAGGGTTGACTCGACCTGGCACTCGATCGCAGGCCATGATCGAGTTGATCGATATCTATCCGACCATCGCGGATCTGACACAACTGTCACCGCCGAAATCGATACAGGGACATTCTTTGCGTCCGTTGTTGAAGCACCCGGAACGGAAAGGCACCAAGGAATACGCCTACACCGTCGTCAAACGCGGCCCGAAGGTTGGCCATGCAATTCGCAATCAACACTGGCGTTATGCGTATTGGCCTGACGGCGAAGAGTTATACGATTTAGAGAATGATCCGCTGGAGAAAGAGAACTTGGCGGGGCGCCCCGCCTTTGCCGAACAGATCGCCACGATGCAAATCGCATTGAAAGCCAAACAACAACAGGCGTCATCTGAAAATGCCGCGATGCGATCAGCCTCTGACGACTAA
- a CDS encoding V-type ATP synthase subunit A yields the protein MSQTDDQKSAGRTATVVQVRESLVLIQIDDDASVMKNEVGYVCVGDERLKAEVLRIRGRTADMQVFEDTTGVRVGDRVEMTNEMLSATLGPGLLGRVFDGLQNPLHDLAQQHGFFLPRGVSVEPLDMDQRWEFTPAVSVGQRVAPGGVLGTVPEGPVMHKILVPFGESDSVTVTWIAEGKHSLSDPIARIESAGQERDVTMMQRWPVRRPVPGSLLRRNFAQRLYPQEPLTTGTRIIDTFFPIASGGTGCIPGPFGAGKTVLQSTIARYSTVDVVLVVACGERAGEVVETITLYPETEDPRTGGTLMDRTIIICNTSSMPVAAREASIYMGVTLAEYYRQMGLSVLLIADSTSRWAQAMRETSGRMEEIPGEEAFPAYLDSSVKNVYERAGVICCPDGSQGSLTMIGTVSPAGGNFEEPVTQSTLGTVKTFLGLSYDRAYKRFYPAIDPLISWSRYLDQLAPWLGENLDADWIGDVKRLHELLQQGESINQMMQVTGEEGITLEDFITWQKSVLVDMAYLQQDAFDDVDACMPRDRQLESLRLLIRLIDRDDEFDSREEVRELFTRLIGLYKNWNYSAPGTPDYESYREQIEAIASRS from the coding sequence ATGTCGCAGACTGATGACCAAAAGAGTGCCGGCCGAACCGCCACCGTGGTGCAAGTGCGGGAAAGCTTGGTCCTGATCCAGATCGACGATGATGCGTCGGTCATGAAGAACGAAGTCGGATACGTTTGTGTCGGCGACGAACGACTGAAAGCGGAGGTCTTGCGGATTCGCGGACGTACCGCCGACATGCAAGTGTTCGAGGACACCACCGGGGTTCGCGTTGGTGACCGAGTCGAAATGACCAACGAAATGTTGTCGGCGACTTTGGGCCCTGGGTTGTTGGGACGTGTTTTCGACGGCTTGCAAAATCCACTGCACGACCTGGCGCAGCAACATGGCTTTTTCCTTCCACGTGGCGTCTCTGTCGAACCACTGGACATGGACCAACGTTGGGAATTCACACCCGCCGTGTCCGTTGGCCAGCGCGTCGCGCCGGGTGGCGTTTTGGGGACCGTTCCCGAGGGCCCTGTGATGCACAAAATCCTGGTCCCATTCGGCGAATCGGATTCCGTCACGGTGACCTGGATCGCAGAGGGAAAGCATTCGTTAAGTGATCCGATCGCACGTATCGAGTCGGCGGGCCAGGAACGTGACGTGACGATGATGCAACGCTGGCCGGTGCGGCGTCCGGTTCCCGGATCGTTGCTGCGTCGGAATTTTGCCCAGCGTTTGTATCCCCAGGAACCGTTGACGACCGGGACTCGGATCATCGACACTTTTTTTCCGATTGCCTCTGGCGGAACTGGATGCATCCCCGGTCCGTTTGGTGCGGGCAAGACGGTATTGCAAAGCACGATCGCGCGTTATTCCACCGTGGATGTCGTTTTGGTGGTTGCCTGTGGCGAACGAGCGGGCGAAGTCGTCGAAACGATCACCTTGTATCCCGAGACGGAAGATCCACGCACCGGCGGCACATTGATGGATCGAACCATCATCATTTGCAACACGTCATCGATGCCGGTTGCCGCTCGTGAAGCCTCCATTTACATGGGGGTGACGCTGGCGGAATACTATCGACAAATGGGGCTGAGCGTTCTGTTGATCGCCGATTCGACATCCCGCTGGGCCCAAGCGATGCGGGAAACGTCGGGACGGATGGAAGAAATTCCTGGTGAAGAAGCGTTTCCCGCCTACTTGGATTCGTCCGTCAAAAACGTTTACGAGCGAGCGGGCGTGATTTGCTGTCCCGATGGTTCACAGGGCAGTCTGACGATGATCGGAACGGTTTCCCCCGCCGGGGGAAACTTCGAAGAACCCGTCACGCAATCCACCCTGGGGACGGTCAAGACCTTTCTGGGATTGTCTTATGATCGCGCGTACAAACGCTTTTATCCGGCGATCGACCCGCTGATTTCTTGGTCGCGATACCTGGACCAGTTGGCACCGTGGCTGGGCGAAAACTTGGATGCCGATTGGATCGGCGATGTTAAACGACTGCACGAGCTACTTCAGCAAGGAGAATCGATCAACCAGATGATGCAAGTGACCGGCGAAGAGGGGATCACGCTGGAAGACTTCATCACTTGGCAGAAATCCGTCCTCGTGGACATGGCGTATTTGCAACAAGACGCGTTTGACGATGTCGACGCATGCATGCCCCGCGATCGCCAATTGGAATCGCTCAGGCTGCTGATACGTTTGATCGATCGTGATGATGAATTTGATAGCCGCGAGGAGGTTCGCGAACTGTTTACCCGACTGATCGGGTTGTACAAAAACTGGAACTACAGTGCGCCTGGAACGCCGGACTACGAAAGCTACCGAGAACAAATTGAGGCAATCGCAAGCCGATCGTGA
- a CDS encoding V-type ATP synthase subunit I, producing MSIVALERVTFAGLTSEKERLLDDLHRFGCLEIIPFDQPGATALHDGPSGPARDALKFLLSSPHRRRQIRDPERFDADAIERKALQLQSQLQTLNEERDDLIQRLELVRPFGKFRFASIQEMGDLRLWFYVVPHNEMPAVESRLSESPSNDIGAWQTVNRDARFCYVVVVSIDEPIGMPVPRVRIGSRSPEELSKRRDDVEFAIEDVQAERISLTRWCLLFARSLTELEDAAARRQAAGQTLDADPVFALQAWVPSDRVDELAEYAKQKGILFEHRPPVQGERPPTLMRNTSQTEAGEDLVNFYMTPGYWTWDPSGVVFVSFAIFFAMILADAGYAILLGVGLLAVWRRLGHPPQGGGAWIAAADIEQGEPELQRSTGQRFRPMLLLIVVVSLIYGVLVGSYFGLSPSPNSLLSRFNVLDMSNSQLMMGVSVLVGGLHVILANLMDARRYVDWRDGLASLGWAMAVGGGLMAGAGYAMPRLDLLTTIGAGLVVTGLLMVVGFTARHEKPVGRLVGGLIGLTKISAAFGDVLSYLRLFALGLASASLATAFNDMAAGLHSSFPRLGLLFALLVLLFGHALNLLLGVSSGVIHGLRLNVIEFFNWGLKDEGRRFTPFRRKEGSLWN from the coding sequence GTGAGCATCGTCGCGTTAGAACGAGTCACCTTTGCCGGATTGACCAGCGAAAAAGAACGTTTGCTGGATGATCTGCACCGTTTCGGATGCTTGGAAATCATCCCGTTCGATCAACCGGGAGCAACTGCTTTGCATGATGGGCCGTCCGGTCCCGCACGCGATGCGTTGAAGTTTTTGTTGTCATCGCCGCATCGACGTCGACAGATCCGTGACCCCGAGCGATTCGATGCAGATGCCATCGAGCGGAAGGCATTGCAGTTGCAATCACAATTGCAGACGCTGAATGAAGAACGTGACGACTTGATTCAACGGTTGGAATTGGTCAGGCCGTTCGGCAAGTTTCGTTTCGCTTCCATCCAAGAGATGGGCGACCTGCGCCTGTGGTTCTATGTGGTGCCTCACAACGAGATGCCAGCGGTGGAATCGAGGTTGTCGGAATCACCTTCCAACGACATCGGTGCTTGGCAAACGGTCAATCGCGATGCCCGGTTTTGCTACGTCGTTGTCGTATCGATCGACGAACCGATCGGCATGCCGGTGCCCCGCGTGCGAATCGGATCTCGATCGCCCGAGGAATTGAGCAAGCGGCGTGACGACGTCGAATTTGCCATCGAAGATGTTCAGGCCGAACGGATTTCGTTGACGCGATGGTGTCTGTTGTTCGCTCGTAGCTTGACCGAATTGGAAGACGCCGCAGCACGACGGCAGGCTGCCGGTCAGACGCTGGACGCGGATCCCGTTTTTGCGTTGCAGGCTTGGGTTCCCAGCGATCGTGTCGATGAGTTGGCGGAATATGCGAAACAAAAAGGCATCTTGTTCGAACATCGACCGCCGGTCCAAGGCGAACGTCCGCCCACGCTGATGCGCAACACGTCACAAACGGAAGCCGGCGAAGACTTGGTCAACTTCTACATGACGCCGGGCTATTGGACATGGGATCCGTCCGGTGTCGTGTTTGTATCGTTCGCCATTTTCTTTGCCATGATTTTGGCCGACGCCGGTTATGCGATCTTGCTGGGTGTCGGATTGTTGGCCGTTTGGCGTCGCCTGGGACATCCGCCCCAGGGTGGCGGTGCCTGGATCGCGGCGGCCGACATCGAACAGGGCGAACCGGAACTGCAGCGTTCGACAGGGCAACGTTTCCGGCCGATGTTGCTGTTGATCGTCGTCGTCTCACTGATCTATGGCGTGTTGGTCGGCAGCTACTTTGGGCTTTCGCCGTCACCGAATTCGCTGTTGAGCCGATTCAACGTTTTGGACATGAGCAATTCGCAGTTGATGATGGGCGTGTCGGTCTTGGTCGGTGGGTTGCACGTGATTTTGGCCAACCTGATGGACGCGCGGCGTTATGTCGATTGGCGTGACGGTTTGGCTTCCTTGGGTTGGGCCATGGCCGTGGGCGGTGGCCTGATGGCGGGAGCCGGCTATGCGATGCCACGGCTGGATTTGTTGACAACCATCGGTGCGGGCTTGGTGGTCACCGGCTTGTTAATGGTCGTCGGATTCACGGCTCGCCATGAAAAGCCGGTCGGACGTTTGGTCGGTGGTTTGATCGGGCTGACCAAAATTTCCGCGGCGTTTGGCGACGTGTTGAGCTATCTGCGTTTGTTCGCCCTCGGGCTGGCATCGGCATCATTGGCGACGGCTTTCAATGACATGGCCGCGGGGCTGCACAGCAGTTTTCCACGTCTGGGATTGCTGTTTGCTTTGTTGGTGTTGTTGTTCGGACACGCATTGAATTTGTTGCTGGGGGTCTCCAGCGGAGTCATTCACGGGTTGCGACTGAACGTCATCGAGTTCTTCAACTGGGGACTGAAAGACGAAGGTCGGCGTTTTACCCCATTTCGACGAAAGGAAGGTTCCCTATGGAATTAG
- a CDS encoding V-type ATP synthase subunit B, protein MDSQLQQLIRHTRVDEIVGDVIRLRATGVALGDMAEIQNTDGETSLARVIGLDRDLVSLQVFAGGKGLSTDATVQFLGRPLDVVYSPNILGRIFRGSGEPMDGGPDLSADPHIRVGGPTVNPVMRVMPTRMIETRVPMIDLFNSLVESQKIPIFSVAGEPHSELLARIGFQADADVLVFGGLGLIFDDYSFFRTSFEQHGVFARTVMFVNQASDPLVERLLVPDMALAVAEKFAVEENKRVLVLLTDMTAYADAMKEIGVAQERIPAVRGYMGDLYTQLAQRYEKACDFKGAGSVTILSVTTMPGDDVTHPVPDNTGYITEGQFYLHGGIIDPFGSLSRLKQHVIGKTTREDHSQIMNTMIRFYSEAVEAQKKQAMAFELSPFDEKLLEYGRLFRDRFMDIRVSMGVTEALDLCWQTLAECFDSQELLMKQHLVDKYFPRPTDSMAAAKG, encoded by the coding sequence ATGGATTCACAGTTGCAACAACTCATTCGCCACACGCGGGTGGACGAAATCGTCGGCGACGTGATCCGGTTGCGTGCCACCGGCGTGGCGCTGGGGGACATGGCGGAGATTCAGAATACCGACGGCGAGACGTCGCTGGCTCGAGTGATCGGATTGGATCGCGATTTGGTCAGTCTGCAGGTCTTCGCCGGTGGCAAGGGGCTGTCGACCGATGCGACGGTTCAGTTTTTAGGGCGACCGCTGGATGTGGTCTATTCGCCAAACATTCTGGGACGCATTTTTCGCGGGTCCGGCGAACCGATGGACGGCGGACCTGATCTTTCGGCGGATCCCCACATCCGCGTTGGCGGTCCGACCGTCAATCCGGTGATGCGGGTGATGCCGACTCGGATGATCGAAACCCGCGTCCCAATGATCGACCTGTTCAACAGCTTGGTCGAAAGCCAAAAGATTCCAATCTTTTCGGTCGCCGGCGAACCGCACAGTGAACTACTGGCGCGGATCGGGTTTCAAGCCGATGCCGACGTGTTGGTGTTCGGTGGGCTCGGATTGATTTTTGACGACTACAGTTTTTTTCGCACCAGTTTTGAACAGCACGGCGTCTTTGCCCGGACCGTGATGTTCGTCAATCAGGCATCTGATCCGCTGGTCGAACGTTTGCTGGTCCCCGACATGGCGTTGGCGGTCGCCGAAAAGTTTGCAGTGGAAGAAAACAAACGTGTGCTGGTGCTGCTGACCGACATGACCGCCTATGCCGACGCGATGAAGGAAATCGGTGTGGCGCAAGAACGCATTCCGGCGGTCCGCGGCTACATGGGCGATTTGTATACGCAATTAGCACAGCGGTACGAAAAAGCGTGTGACTTTAAAGGGGCCGGTTCGGTCACCATTTTGAGTGTCACGACGATGCCCGGTGACGATGTGACTCACCCCGTCCCCGACAATACCGGGTACATCACCGAAGGCCAATTCTATCTGCACGGCGGAATCATCGATCCCTTTGGTTCGCTATCGCGTCTGAAACAGCACGTGATCGGCAAAACCACTCGCGAGGATCATTCGCAGATCATGAACACGATGATCCGCTTTTATTCCGAGGCAGTCGAAGCCCAAAAGAAACAGGCGATGGCTTTTGAACTGTCGCCATTTGACGAAAAGCTTTTGGAGTACGGTCGCCTGTTCCGCGATCGTTTTATGGATATTCGCGTCTCCATGGGCGTGACCGAAGCGTTGGATTTGTGTTGGCAAACGCTTGCCGAGTGCTTTGATTCTCAAGAACTGTTGATGAAACAGCACCTGGTCGACAAGTACTTTCCGAGACCAACGGATTCGATGGCTGCGGCAAAAGGTTAG
- a CDS encoding DUF2764 family protein: protein MYYDLIASLPHLPHFQSAEHCPITPLRLRQRLGLLRRGDAESLHRVWPFVQLRSDGSAIESDHVIAKRYRLLVESPIPTPLRGYLDYRMTQQTLLAALRRKQAAMGPPATALFADPSSPIHQIYWNWDKPVFGLSNVYPWLTGASDRLASGDALGLEQAMAELNWRWLGRMAEQSVFGFAAVVAYVFKWDLLRSWLANDSAEAKQRFQNLIDRVTHVAD from the coding sequence ATGTATTACGACTTGATCGCCAGTTTGCCGCACCTGCCGCATTTCCAGTCGGCGGAACATTGCCCCATCACACCCCTGCGGTTGCGACAACGTTTGGGACTGCTTCGTCGGGGCGATGCCGAATCGCTGCATCGCGTTTGGCCGTTCGTTCAATTGCGCAGCGATGGATCGGCCATCGAGTCAGATCATGTGATTGCGAAACGCTATCGCCTGTTGGTCGAATCTCCGATTCCCACACCGCTTCGCGGTTACTTGGACTATCGCATGACACAACAAACCTTGCTGGCGGCGCTCCGTCGGAAGCAGGCTGCGATGGGGCCGCCAGCGACGGCGTTGTTTGCGGATCCCTCGAGCCCGATTCATCAGATTTATTGGAACTGGGACAAGCCGGTTTTTGGGTTGTCCAATGTCTACCCGTGGCTGACGGGGGCGTCCGATCGATTGGCCAGTGGTGACGCCCTAGGGCTGGAGCAAGCAATGGCAGAATTGAATTGGCGCTGGCTAGGTCGGATGGCCGAGCAATCCGTGTTTGGGTTCGCTGCGGTGGTCGCCTATGTCTTCAAGTGGGATCTGCTTCGGTCTTGGTTGGCAAACGATTCGGCAGAAGCGAAACAGCGTTTTCAAAATTTGATTGATAGGGTGACGCATGTCGCAGACTGA
- a CDS encoding ATP synthase subunit C, protein MELAIITLGWIGLYAPLALGAVGSMLGCLRGGMAACGAMLEVESGFGRFVGVAAMPSSQTIYGIVVTMALPSTITAENSPGIFALGALSGVALLFSALAQGTACASAINASKSKPEVFGISLAPAALIEGFAVFAFVFALVLAGRLPG, encoded by the coding sequence ATGGAATTAGCGATCATCACGTTGGGGTGGATCGGCCTGTATGCCCCGCTGGCCCTTGGTGCGGTGGGCAGCATGCTTGGTTGTTTGCGCGGCGGAATGGCCGCGTGCGGTGCGATGTTGGAGGTCGAAAGCGGCTTTGGACGTTTTGTGGGAGTGGCGGCGATGCCTTCATCACAAACGATCTATGGCATCGTCGTAACCATGGCATTGCCGTCGACGATCACCGCGGAAAATTCGCCGGGCATCTTTGCGCTGGGCGCTTTGTCTGGCGTCGCTTTGCTGTTTAGTGCATTGGCACAGGGGACCGCCTGCGCATCGGCCATCAACGCATCGAAAAGTAAACCCGAAGTCTTTGGGATCTCATTGGCACCGGCTGCATTAATCGAAGGTTTCGCCGTGTTTGCTTTTGTGTTCGCTCTGGTTCTGGCCGGTCGTTTACCGGGGTGA
- the glgX gene encoding glycogen debranching protein GlgX: MNQHPDSGQPSPLGATVVDGGVNFSLYSRVAAGVELLLFDREDDEVPTQVISFHPGSNRTYHYWHRFVPGLTAGQLYGFRVHGQATGMHGARPDPEKVLLDPYGRGVVVPNGYRRDAASNPGDNSATAMKSVVVDASDYDWEGDRPLRRAAAQTIIYEMHVRGFTRDPRSGVSPSKQGTYAGLIEKIPYLKELGVTAVELLPVFQFDALDAPEGKTNYWGYAPISFFAPHAAYSSRQDPLGPVCEFRDMVKALHRAGIEVILDVVYNHTAEGNERGPTLSFRGIDRSTYYILHDDQYANYTGCGNTLNANHPIVRRMIVDSLRYWVREMHVDGFRFDLASILSRDSDGVPLPNPPVLWDIESDPQLAGTKLLAEAWDAAGLYQVGSFVGDAWREWNGRFRDDVRDFFRCQPGSVRRIADRIVGSPELYGHKLREPEQSVNFVTCHDGFTLNDLVSYNEKHNDANGEQNRDGCNDNRSWNCGSEGPTDDPEIERLRNRQVKNMLTVTMLSLGIPMVTMGDEVRRTQRGNNNAYCQDNEISWFDWSLLEQHADIHRFVQVFCDQRVRRTTIHERERVTLVDLLCEANETWHGVKLNQPDWGDSSHCLALHAQLRNAKIYFHLILNAYWQPMEFELPSLDVGPWRRWIDTSLESPDDIVHQDSAPTVATNHYQAESHSVVMLIAGGRLS, from the coding sequence ATGAACCAACATCCCGATTCCGGACAACCGTCGCCGCTGGGGGCAACCGTCGTTGATGGCGGTGTCAATTTCAGTTTGTATTCTCGCGTCGCAGCAGGTGTGGAGTTGCTGTTGTTTGACCGCGAGGATGACGAAGTTCCCACGCAGGTGATTTCCTTTCATCCGGGATCCAATCGTACCTATCACTATTGGCACCGCTTTGTTCCCGGGCTGACGGCCGGCCAACTGTATGGTTTTCGTGTGCATGGCCAGGCCACGGGCATGCACGGGGCACGCCCGGATCCCGAAAAAGTTTTATTGGACCCCTATGGACGTGGCGTCGTGGTACCCAATGGCTATCGCCGTGATGCCGCGTCCAATCCCGGTGACAATTCGGCAACGGCGATGAAAAGTGTCGTCGTGGACGCGTCAGATTACGACTGGGAAGGCGACCGTCCGCTACGGCGGGCCGCCGCACAAACCATCATTTACGAAATGCACGTTCGTGGCTTCACGCGCGATCCGCGATCGGGAGTCTCTCCGTCAAAACAGGGGACCTACGCCGGGCTGATCGAAAAGATCCCCTATTTGAAAGAATTGGGCGTTACGGCGGTGGAACTGTTGCCCGTGTTTCAGTTTGATGCCCTCGACGCACCGGAGGGAAAAACAAACTATTGGGGATACGCGCCGATTTCGTTCTTCGCGCCACATGCGGCCTATAGTTCGCGCCAGGATCCACTGGGGCCGGTGTGTGAGTTCCGTGATATGGTGAAAGCACTGCACCGTGCCGGAATCGAAGTCATCTTGGACGTCGTCTACAACCATACCGCCGAAGGCAATGAACGCGGACCCACTTTGTCCTTTCGTGGGATCGATCGATCCACCTATTACATTTTACACGATGACCAATATGCGAATTACACCGGATGTGGGAATACGCTGAACGCTAATCATCCGATCGTACGCCGCATGATCGTCGACAGCCTGCGTTATTGGGTGCGTGAGATGCACGTCGACGGATTTCGATTTGACCTAGCGTCGATCCTATCACGCGATTCGGACGGGGTTCCGCTGCCGAACCCACCGGTGCTGTGGGACATTGAATCCGATCCGCAGTTGGCGGGGACAAAATTGTTGGCCGAAGCCTGGGATGCCGCCGGGTTGTATCAGGTCGGCAGCTTTGTGGGCGATGCTTGGCGTGAATGGAATGGCCGATTCCGGGATGATGTGCGAGATTTCTTTCGTTGCCAGCCGGGATCGGTTCGGCGAATCGCCGACCGCATTGTCGGCAGTCCCGAACTGTATGGTCACAAGCTGCGGGAACCGGAACAAAGCGTGAACTTCGTCACCTGCCACGATGGTTTCACTCTGAATGATTTGGTTTCCTACAACGAAAAACACAACGATGCCAACGGTGAACAGAATCGCGATGGCTGTAATGACAATCGCAGTTGGAATTGCGGATCGGAGGGGCCGACCGACGACCCGGAGATTGAACGGCTTCGGAATCGTCAAGTCAAAAACATGTTGACGGTGACCATGCTTTCGCTGGGCATTCCGATGGTCACGATGGGCGACGAAGTGCGACGGACGCAAAGGGGAAACAACAACGCGTATTGCCAAGACAATGAAATCAGTTGGTTTGACTGGTCATTGCTGGAACAGCATGCTGACATCCATCGCTTCGTTCAAGTTTTCTGTGACCAGCGGGTTCGCCGAACAACGATCCACGAACGGGAACGCGTCACCTTGGTGGATTTGCTATGTGAAGCCAACGAAACTTGGCATGGTGTGAAGCTGAATCAACCGGATTGGGGCGACTCGTCCCATTGCCTGGCGCTCCACGCACAATTACGAAACGCCAAGATTTACTTTCACCTGATCCTCAATGCGTATTGGCAACCGATGGAGTTCGAGTTGCCGTCGCTGGACGTCGGACCGTGGCGAAGGTGGATCGATACGTCGCTGGAGTCGCCTGACGACATCGTTCATCAAGACTCTGCCCCGACGGTGGCAACGAACCACTATCAGGCAGAATCACACTCGGTCGTCATGCTGATCGCCGGTGGACGTTTGTCGTGA
- a CDS encoding V-type ATP synthase subunit D yields MAKLRLSKNSLQQQQQNLKLYRKLLPSLDLKRRQLTVEAQKARAEHQAALLAAETLEAGIGDELPMLADSRIDLSGLVTMDGYQVGQQNVVGTRLPVLQRVEFTVCDYSRLSTPAWVDILVQRLKDASEARVRARIAGQRVEILNQAVRRITQRVNLFEKILIPEAQKNIQRIRIFLGDAERAAVITSKLAKTKQQTAGGGWDTGEWGT; encoded by the coding sequence ATGGCGAAACTGCGACTCAGCAAGAACAGTCTTCAACAGCAACAGCAGAACCTGAAGCTGTACCGGAAACTGCTGCCTTCGTTGGATTTGAAACGCAGACAGTTGACCGTCGAAGCCCAAAAGGCACGTGCGGAACACCAAGCCGCACTATTGGCCGCGGAAACTTTGGAAGCTGGCATCGGCGATGAACTTCCCATGTTGGCGGATTCGCGAATCGATCTGTCGGGCTTGGTGACCATGGACGGCTATCAGGTCGGCCAACAGAACGTGGTGGGAACGCGGTTGCCCGTGTTGCAACGTGTCGAATTCACGGTTTGTGATTACTCACGTCTGTCGACTCCCGCGTGGGTGGATATTTTGGTTCAGCGACTGAAAGATGCATCGGAGGCTCGTGTGCGTGCCCGCATCGCTGGCCAGCGGGTTGAAATCTTGAACCAAGCCGTTCGCCGCATCACCCAGCGGGTGAACTTGTTCGAGAAAATTTTGATTCCGGAGGCACAGAAGAATATCCAGCGGATTCGAATCTTTCTGGGCGACGCCGAACGAGCCGCCGTCATTACATCCAAGTTGGCAAAAACAAAACAGCAGACCGCCGGCGGTGGATGGGACACCGGGGAGTGGGGCACGTGA